From Cellulomonas oligotrophica, a single genomic window includes:
- the rpmH gene encoding 50S ribosomal protein L34, producing MTKRTFQPNNRRRAKTHGFRLRMRTRAGRAILAARRRKGRAELSA from the coding sequence GTGACCAAGCGCACCTTCCAGCCGAACAACCGGCGCCGCGCCAAGACCCACGGCTTCCGCCTGCGCATGCGCACGCGAGCCGGCCGCGCCATCCTCGCGGCGCGCCGCCGCAAGGGGCGCGCCGAGCTCTCGGCCTGA
- the rnpA gene encoding ribonuclease P protein component, with the protein MLPAAHRMRRSADFEQTVRRGARAGRDTLVVHLTTTTDPGPPVVGLVVSKAVGNAVVRNRVKRRLRALVRPRLDSLDAGTLVVVRAQSAASTATSDQLARDLDGGLGRARDRAARRATGHGR; encoded by the coding sequence GTGCTCCCCGCAGCGCACCGGATGCGCCGGTCTGCCGACTTCGAGCAGACGGTGCGTCGCGGGGCGCGCGCCGGACGCGACACACTCGTCGTGCACCTCACGACCACGACCGACCCCGGCCCGCCGGTGGTCGGTCTTGTCGTGTCCAAGGCCGTCGGGAACGCCGTGGTCCGCAACCGCGTGAAGCGTCGGCTGCGGGCGCTCGTCCGGCCGCGGCTGGACTCGCTCGACGCGGGCACGCTCGTCGTCGTCCGGGCTCAGAGCGCCGCGTCGACGGCGACGTCGGACCAGCTGGCGCGAGACCTCGACGGCGGGCTCGGCCGGGCGCGCGACCGCGCCGCACGGCGTGCCACGGGGCACGGGCGATGA
- the dnaA gene encoding chromosomal replication initiator protein DnaA encodes MSQDEEPARVWGHVVQTLEASPDITPRQLAFVRLAHPLGILDGTMILAVGNDLTKEYLETRVRDEVTGALSQALDREARFAITVDPEIASDVPPALRVVPAPPVRASDALASERGAPGRLGHDGHDGSHDGRNGQQHLSQQHPGQPRQLHGRDDAFDDDARHDGRGPMPGDRASLRAVEDLSAARRTAAAEPARLNPKYLFETFVIGSSNRFAHAAAVAVAEAPAKAYNPLFIYGDSGLGKTHLLHAIGHYAQNLYPAVRVRYVNSEEFTNDFINSISEGRAGAFQRRYREVDVLLIDDIQFLQGKEQTMEEFFHTFNTLHNANKQVVITSDVPPKQLNGFEDRMRSRFEWGLITDVQPPDLETRIAILRKKAASERLQAPHDVLEYIASKISTNIRELEGALIRVTAFANLNRQQVDVTLAEIVLKDLITDDQTQEITATTVIGQTAAYFGLSIEDLCGSSRSRVLVTARQIAMYLCRELTDLSLPKIGQAFGGRDHTTVMHANRKIRELMAERRSIYNQVTELTNRIKQQHRG; translated from the coding sequence GTGTCACAGGACGAAGAACCCGCCCGCGTGTGGGGGCACGTCGTGCAGACCCTCGAGGCGAGCCCGGACATCACGCCGCGACAGCTCGCGTTCGTCCGTCTGGCCCACCCGCTGGGCATCCTCGACGGGACGATGATCCTCGCCGTCGGCAACGACCTGACCAAGGAGTACCTCGAGACGCGCGTGCGCGACGAGGTCACCGGTGCGCTCAGCCAGGCGCTGGACCGCGAGGCCCGGTTCGCGATCACCGTCGACCCCGAGATCGCCAGCGACGTCCCGCCCGCGCTGCGGGTCGTCCCCGCTCCCCCGGTCCGTGCGTCCGACGCGCTCGCGTCCGAGCGCGGGGCCCCGGGTCGGCTGGGCCACGACGGGCACGACGGCTCGCACGACGGCCGCAACGGTCAGCAGCACCTCTCCCAGCAGCATCCCGGCCAGCCGAGGCAGCTCCACGGGCGCGACGACGCGTTCGACGACGATGCCCGCCACGACGGTCGTGGACCGATGCCCGGCGACCGTGCGTCCCTGCGCGCCGTCGAGGACCTCAGCGCCGCGCGGCGCACGGCGGCCGCCGAGCCGGCGCGTCTGAACCCGAAGTACCTCTTCGAGACCTTCGTCATCGGGTCCTCGAACCGCTTCGCCCACGCGGCGGCGGTCGCGGTGGCCGAGGCCCCGGCCAAGGCCTACAACCCGCTGTTCATCTACGGGGACTCGGGGCTCGGCAAGACGCACCTGCTGCACGCCATCGGCCACTACGCGCAGAACCTCTACCCGGCCGTGCGCGTGCGCTACGTGAACTCCGAGGAGTTCACCAACGACTTCATCAACTCCATCTCCGAGGGACGGGCGGGCGCCTTCCAGCGCCGGTACCGCGAGGTGGACGTCCTCCTCATCGACGACATCCAGTTCCTGCAGGGCAAGGAACAGACGATGGAGGAGTTCTTCCACACCTTCAACACGCTGCACAACGCGAACAAGCAGGTCGTGATCACCTCCGACGTGCCGCCGAAGCAGCTCAACGGCTTCGAGGACCGGATGCGCTCGCGCTTCGAGTGGGGCCTCATCACCGACGTGCAGCCTCCGGACCTCGAGACCCGCATCGCGATCCTGCGCAAGAAGGCGGCGAGCGAGCGCCTGCAGGCCCCGCACGACGTGCTGGAGTACATCGCGTCGAAGATCTCGACGAACATCCGCGAGCTCGAGGGTGCGCTCATCCGGGTCACCGCGTTCGCGAACCTCAACCGGCAGCAGGTCGACGTGACGCTCGCGGAGATCGTCCTCAAGGACCTCATCACCGACGACCAGACGCAGGAGATCACCGCGACGACGGTGATCGGGCAGACCGCCGCCTACTTCGGTCTGAGCATCGAGGACCTGTGCGGCTCGAGCCGCTCCCGCGTGCTGGTGACCGCCCGGCAGATCGCCATGTACCTGTGCCGCGAGCTGACCGACCTGTCGCTGCCCAAGATCGGGCAGGCCTTCGGCGGCCGCGACCACACCACCGTCATGCACGCGAACCGCAAGATCCGCGAGCTCATGGCCGAGCGCCGGTCGATCTACAACCAGGTCACGGAGCTGACGAACCGGATCAAGCAGCAGCACCGCGGCTGA
- the gnd gene encoding phosphogluconate dehydrogenase (NAD(+)-dependent, decarboxylating) — MHIGLVGLGKMGANMRERMRRAGIEVTGFDRNPEVTDVPTLEALVQALPAGERVVWVMVPAGEVTDAVVTDLAGLLAPGDLVIDGGNSYYQDDAGHAALLAEHGVGFVDAGVSGGVWGLENGYGLMVGGAPDDVARAMPVFDALRPEGERADGFVHAGPVGAGHYAKMVHNGIEYGLMQAYAEGYELLAAKDLVTDVQATMRAWSKGTVVRSWLLDLLVQALEQDPAFTEIDDWVEDSGEGRWTVDEAIELAVPAPVIAASLFARFSSRQGESPAMKAVAALRQQFGGHAVRAAGADTVTPAAPPTSEA, encoded by the coding sequence ATGCACATCGGACTGGTCGGCCTGGGCAAGATGGGTGCGAACATGCGTGAGCGGATGCGCCGCGCGGGCATCGAGGTGACCGGCTTCGACCGGAACCCCGAGGTCACGGACGTGCCGACGCTCGAGGCGCTCGTGCAGGCGCTGCCCGCCGGTGAGCGCGTCGTGTGGGTCATGGTCCCCGCCGGCGAGGTGACTGACGCGGTAGTCACCGACCTCGCGGGCCTCCTGGCCCCCGGCGACCTGGTCATCGACGGCGGCAACTCGTACTACCAGGACGACGCGGGCCACGCCGCGCTGCTCGCGGAGCACGGCGTCGGGTTCGTCGACGCCGGCGTCTCGGGAGGCGTCTGGGGCCTGGAGAACGGCTACGGCCTCATGGTCGGCGGCGCGCCCGACGACGTGGCGCGCGCGATGCCCGTGTTCGACGCCCTGCGGCCCGAGGGCGAGCGCGCCGACGGGTTCGTGCACGCGGGGCCGGTGGGTGCCGGGCACTACGCCAAGATGGTGCACAACGGCATCGAGTACGGCCTCATGCAGGCCTACGCCGAGGGGTACGAGCTCCTCGCGGCGAAGGACCTCGTCACGGACGTCCAGGCGACGATGCGGGCCTGGAGCAAGGGCACCGTCGTGCGCTCCTGGCTGCTCGACCTGCTCGTGCAGGCCCTGGAGCAGGACCCGGCGTTCACGGAGATCGACGACTGGGTCGAGGACTCCGGCGAGGGGCGCTGGACGGTCGACGAGGCCATCGAGCTGGCCGTGCCCGCCCCCGTCATCGCGGCGTCGCTGTTCGCACGGTTCTCGTCGCGGCAGGGCGAGTCCCCCGCGATGAAGGCCGTCGCCGCGCTGCGCCAGCAGTTCGGCGGGCACGCCGTGCGCGCCGCGGGCGCCGACACGGTCACGCCCGCGGCACCGCCGACCTCGGAGGCCTGA
- the dnaN gene encoding DNA polymerase III subunit beta: MRFRVDRDVLADAVTWTARSLPTRPPVPVLAGVRIEADTTGTIQLSSFDYEVSARAQLPADVSEPGTVLVSGRLLAEISRALPAKPVDVVLDGTKVQVTCGASRFTLLTMPVEDYPALPVMPPVTGTVDGEHLTHAVAQVSVAASRDDTLPLLTGVRVEIEGEKVTLLATDRYRLALREMTWKPATPDLSAVALVRARTLSDAAKSLGGAGSVSVALSTGGGVDLIGFEAGGRQSTSLLVDGDYPAVRRLFPDETPIHAIVHRQQLAEAAKRVALVAERNTPIRLSFAEGQLVLDAGQGDDAQASEALESTLVGEDISVAFNPQFLLDGLGALDTTFVRLSFTHPNKPVEFTGQESLDGDDLKDYRYLLVPIRFAS; encoded by the coding sequence ATGAGGTTCCGGGTCGATCGTGACGTGCTCGCCGACGCCGTCACGTGGACCGCACGCAGCCTCCCCACACGGCCGCCCGTCCCGGTGCTGGCCGGTGTCCGCATCGAGGCGGACACGACGGGGACCATCCAGCTCTCGAGCTTCGACTACGAGGTCTCGGCGCGTGCGCAGCTCCCCGCCGACGTCAGCGAGCCCGGCACCGTCCTGGTCTCCGGGCGTCTGCTGGCCGAGATCTCCCGCGCGCTGCCGGCCAAGCCGGTCGACGTGGTGCTGGACGGCACGAAGGTCCAGGTCACGTGCGGGGCGAGCCGCTTCACGCTGCTGACGATGCCGGTCGAGGACTACCCGGCGCTCCCCGTGATGCCGCCCGTGACGGGCACCGTGGACGGCGAGCACCTGACCCACGCCGTCGCGCAGGTCTCGGTCGCCGCGAGCCGCGACGACACCCTGCCGCTGCTCACCGGCGTCCGCGTCGAGATCGAGGGCGAGAAGGTCACGCTGCTGGCCACGGACCGGTACCGGCTCGCCCTGCGCGAGATGACCTGGAAGCCCGCGACGCCCGACCTGTCCGCCGTGGCCCTGGTCCGGGCGCGCACGCTGTCCGACGCGGCGAAGTCGCTCGGCGGTGCGGGCTCGGTGTCCGTGGCGCTGTCCACCGGCGGGGGCGTCGACCTCATCGGCTTCGAGGCCGGGGGCCGCCAGAGCACGAGCCTGCTCGTCGACGGCGACTACCCCGCGGTGCGACGGCTGTTCCCCGACGAGACGCCGATCCACGCGATCGTCCACCGCCAGCAGCTGGCCGAGGCCGCCAAGCGCGTCGCGCTGGTCGCGGAGCGCAACACCCCGATCCGGCTGTCGTTCGCCGAGGGGCAGCTGGTGCTCGACGCCGGCCAGGGCGACGACGCGCAGGCGTCCGAGGCGCTCGAGTCGACGCTCGTCGGCGAGGACATCTCGGTCGCGTTCAACCCGCAGTTCCTGCTGGACGGGCTCGGCGCGCTGGACACGACGTTCGTCCGGCTGTCGTTCACGCACCCGAACAAGCCGGTGGAGTTCACGGGTCAGGAGTCGCTCGACGGCGACGACCTCAAGGACTACCGCTACCTGCTGGTCCCGATCCGCTTCGCGAGCTGA
- the recF gene encoding DNA replication/repair protein RecF (All proteins in this family for which functions are known are DNA-binding proteins that assist the filamentation of RecA onto DNA for the initiation of recombination or recombinational repair.) — protein sequence MHVAHLSLTDFRSYHQVELPLEPGITALVGPNGQGKTNLVEAVGYVATLGSHRVPSDAALVRHGASRAVVRAKVVREARSTLVEVEVTPGKANRARVNGGSPGRARDVLGILRTVLFAPEDLALVKGDPDGRRRFLDDLLVQLTPRIAGVIGDHDRVLRQRSALLKSAGAAVRGSRSGSDLRTLDVWDAKLAQVGAQLVVARRALVAALRPRATDAYRQVSSGQSELGLVYRTSLEAALDLDPEAAAEPAPASLVEAQLLEAMGRLRSKEIERGVCLVGPHRDDLVLSLGELPAKGYASHGESWSVALALRLGSYGLLTHGVEETDAWSADWGPDGEPVLVLDDVFAELDTRRRARLAELVSAAGQVLVTAAVPQDVPEPLAGARVDVMGGEVTRVL from the coding sequence GTGCACGTCGCCCACCTCTCGCTCACCGACTTCCGGTCGTACCACCAGGTCGAGCTGCCGCTCGAGCCGGGGATCACCGCGCTGGTCGGCCCGAACGGGCAGGGCAAGACGAACCTCGTCGAGGCCGTCGGGTACGTCGCGACGCTGGGCAGCCACCGCGTGCCCAGCGACGCGGCGCTCGTGCGGCACGGCGCGAGCCGGGCGGTCGTGCGCGCGAAGGTCGTGCGCGAGGCGCGGAGCACGCTCGTCGAGGTCGAGGTCACCCCGGGCAAGGCCAACCGCGCGCGGGTCAACGGCGGCTCGCCGGGGCGCGCGCGCGACGTGCTCGGCATCCTGCGCACGGTGCTGTTCGCGCCTGAGGACCTCGCGCTCGTCAAGGGCGACCCGGACGGCCGCCGGCGGTTCCTCGACGACCTGCTGGTCCAGCTGACCCCGCGGATCGCCGGGGTGATCGGCGACCACGACCGGGTCCTGCGGCAGCGGTCCGCGCTGCTCAAGAGCGCCGGGGCCGCCGTCCGCGGCTCGCGCAGCGGGTCAGACCTGCGCACGCTCGACGTCTGGGACGCCAAGCTCGCGCAGGTCGGCGCCCAGCTCGTCGTCGCTCGTCGCGCGCTGGTGGCCGCGCTGCGACCCCGCGCGACGGACGCCTACCGCCAGGTCAGCTCGGGGCAGAGCGAGCTCGGGCTGGTCTACCGCACGTCGCTGGAGGCGGCCCTCGACCTCGACCCGGAGGCCGCCGCCGAGCCGGCGCCCGCCTCGCTCGTCGAGGCCCAGCTGCTCGAGGCGATGGGGCGGCTGCGCAGCAAGGAGATCGAGCGCGGCGTGTGCCTCGTGGGCCCGCACCGCGACGACCTCGTCCTGAGCCTGGGCGAGCTGCCCGCCAAGGGCTACGCGAGCCACGGCGAGTCCTGGTCGGTGGCGCTGGCGCTGCGCCTCGGCTCGTACGGGCTGCTCACGCACGGCGTCGAGGAGACGGACGCCTGGTCCGCCGACTGGGGCCCGGACGGCGAGCCGGTGCTCGTGCTCGACGACGTCTTCGCCGAGCTCGACACGCGCCGCCGCGCCCGCCTCGCCGAGCTGGTCTCGGCGGCCGGGCAGGTGCTGGTGACGGCCGCCGTGCCCCAGGACGTGCCCGAGCCCCTGGCCGGCGCACGCGTCGACGTCATGGGCGGCGAGGTCACCCGTGTCCTCTGA